A genomic region of Luteibacter aegosomatissinici contains the following coding sequences:
- the gspG gene encoding type II secretion system major pseudopilin GspG: MRSTRTLRHSHARGFTLLEMLAVIVLIGIIGAIVVTQVGKNVDKGKYGAGKAQLTTLTQKIDNYSLDNGAPPASLDALVTKPADAQNWQGPYAKASDLKDPWGHAFGYRFPGEHGQYDLVFYGQDGKAGGDGYSADVGNWQ; the protein is encoded by the coding sequence ATGCGCTCGACCCGTACCCTCCGACACAGCCACGCCCGCGGCTTCACGCTGCTGGAAATGCTCGCGGTGATCGTGCTGATCGGCATCATCGGCGCCATCGTCGTCACCCAGGTCGGCAAGAACGTCGACAAGGGCAAGTACGGCGCCGGCAAGGCCCAGCTCACCACGCTCACGCAGAAGATCGACAACTACTCGCTCGATAATGGCGCGCCGCCCGCATCGCTTGATGCGCTGGTGACCAAGCCCGCGGATGCGCAGAACTGGCAGGGCCCCTACGCCAAGGCGTCTGACCTGAAGGATCCGTGGGGCCACGCGTTCGGCTACCGTTTCCCGGGTGAGCATGGCCAGTACGACCTGGTGTTCTATGGCCAGGATGGCAAGGCCGGCGGCGACGGCTATTCGGCCGACGTTGGTAACTGGCAGTAA
- a CDS encoding ESPR-type extended signal peptide-containing protein: MNTIYSKVWKKSLGILVVASEHARANGKGGASRRLRASMAALPLLAGAVFALASPAAHAGSSGSNNAQAGNICSGFSSLLAPVAKGYQAFACGAQAKAAGDYSVALGNAATSKGDYSTAVGQDAQAAGDFATALGQGARASATDSVALGQGANAANTGSTAVGRGARAIANNAVALGSDSVANRANTVSVGRSGGERQVVNVADGSQATDAVNKRQLDTVNSRVTTVNGRVDTVNGRVDTVNGRVDTVAANVATVSGKVNAVDAATADAQHYFKAQGTGDGSDDATAAGTFSTAAGSGAFAGSAGDSAFGSGAFATGGNATAAGYGATATGQNSAAYGAGSQANGPGSVAVGGVAVDADGNPLITNGGVPVDTGATSADVGGTAVGASAQAAGFAASAVGVGAYAGGAQSAAVGAVANAIGDYSTALGTQSVATGVASVALGAGSVADRDNTVSVGDVGAERQITNVAAGTEDTDAANVGQVNDAVNGATRYFKATGANDGSDDATAVGDYAVASGSGAFAGANGASAYGSGSFASGVNSTATGYGATATGQNSAAYGAGSQANGPGSVAVGGVAVDEDGNPLITNGGVPVDTGATSADVGGTAVGASAQAGGFAASAVGVGAYASGAQSSAFGAVANALGDYSTAVGTQSTAGGTSSVAVGESATATGDESVAVGGSAFGFFTAQATGYATTALGAGAWATADYATAIGWNTYAAADSSTALGESASAQDLGSSALGAEAIAVGTQSTAVGAVSTTNGDFASAIGSGSYAGANNATAVGGLASATGEDSTAVGANSEASGARSTTTGASSAAFGDDSTANGYSAIADGSGATAVGASSVADSDYATAVGNGASANGVGASSLGAGAFAQGDGAIAGGYGATSQGKNTASYGSGAQATANSATAIGGQAVDENGDPLITYNATGEAVGPATASGLAATAVGASAQAEGQFATALGTAAFAQGEQSLAGGFLSEASGQGATALGGQAYAAGALSTSVGYGTAAYSDGAVAIGGGASAAGTGSVAIGQYAETGFALFGLESANAVALGTNSWALGDSSTALGAGAWVLGDNSVALGANSSADRDNTVSVGDVGSERQITNVAAGTEATDAVNKSQLDAVSNNVTDATRYFKATGANDGSDDATAVGDYAVASGSGAFAGANGASAYGSGSFASGVNSTATGYGATATGQNSAAYGAGSQANGPGSVAVGGVAVDEDGNPLITNGGVPVDTGATSADVGGTAVGASAQAGGFAASAFGVGAFANGTQSVAVGAVANALGEMSTAVGTQSEASGDSSTALGESATAQDLGSSALGAQSLASGTQSTAVGAAAVAQGDFASAVGSGSYAGNTNATAVGGLATATGSDSTAVGQASEASGARSTATGGSSAAFGDDSTANGYSAIADGSGATAVGASSVADSDYATAVGNGASANGVGASSLGAGAFAQGDGAIAGGYGATSQGKNTASYGSGAQATANSATAIGGQAVDENGDPLITYNATGEAVGPATASGLAATAVGASAQAEGQFATALGTAAFAQGEQSLAGGFLSEASGQGATALGGQAYAAGALSTSVGYGTAAYSDGAVAIGGGASAAGTGSVAIGQYAETGFALFGLESANAVALGTNSWALGDSSTALGAGAWALGDNSVALGANSSADRDNTVSVGDVGSERQITNVAAGTEATDAVNKSQLDAVAGSVSDASHFFKATGTGDGSDDATAAGQFATAAGSGAFAGGTGDSAIGSGAFANGGNATAIGTTSTATGAASTALGAQSEASAANSVALGAGSVAQRDNTVSVGSAGAERQVTNVAAATQSTDAVNKGQLDTLADSVSSAAHYVSATGANDGSDDASAAGAYATAVGAGSSAAGDLSTAIGSFATASKESGTAIGASANAAGAGATAIGDSARATAANSVALGSGSVATRANTVSVGSASGNRQITNVAAGTQGTDAVNLTQLNSALSSAFAGTSNAAGNAVALALGGGATMGANGFIGPVYRVQGSSYGTVGDAVGALDGALSSINTRVSKLESGTAGSPGTGPTRPRVNAAVAAAPAPAAATPAAVAPVAQAQAIVEGTGDGTAIGTGSYAKDPTDLAIGNNATIGAADSTAVGTGATVTAAATNSVALGANSVADQPNTVSVGSAGAERRVTNVAAGTAPTDAANVSQVDQALTTAKSYADQGDASTLTQAKAYTDQKFGDIVSGGAFDEYKREVDHRFNNLNDRLNKVGAMGAAMSQMAFSAQGVSGDNRLGVGAGGYKGQGALSVGYSRALSSHAALTFGAAVSGGETSGGVGVGIGW; this comes from the coding sequence GTGAATACGATCTACAGCAAGGTATGGAAAAAGTCGCTCGGGATCCTGGTCGTTGCATCGGAACATGCCCGTGCGAACGGCAAGGGCGGCGCCTCCCGACGCCTCCGCGCGAGCATGGCCGCGTTGCCGCTGCTTGCGGGCGCGGTGTTCGCGCTGGCCAGCCCGGCGGCGCATGCGGGTTCATCCGGGAGCAACAACGCACAGGCCGGCAACATCTGCAGCGGGTTCTCTTCCTTGCTCGCGCCGGTCGCCAAGGGCTACCAGGCTTTCGCGTGCGGGGCCCAGGCGAAGGCGGCGGGGGATTACAGCGTCGCGCTTGGCAACGCAGCCACATCGAAAGGGGATTACAGCACCGCCGTTGGCCAGGATGCGCAAGCAGCCGGGGACTTCGCGACGGCGCTTGGCCAGGGTGCCCGCGCCAGCGCGACGGATAGCGTAGCGCTCGGCCAGGGCGCGAACGCCGCCAACACGGGAAGCACGGCGGTGGGACGGGGTGCCCGCGCCATTGCCAATAACGCGGTGGCACTGGGTTCGGATTCCGTGGCCAACCGCGCGAACACGGTATCGGTAGGCCGCAGCGGCGGTGAGCGCCAGGTCGTGAACGTCGCCGATGGTTCGCAGGCCACCGATGCGGTGAACAAGCGCCAGCTCGATACCGTCAATTCACGCGTCACGACCGTCAACGGAAGGGTCGATACCGTCAATGGGCGCGTGGATACGGTGAATGGCCGTGTCGACACCGTGGCGGCGAACGTCGCGACCGTATCCGGCAAGGTGAACGCAGTCGATGCGGCCACCGCGGATGCACAGCATTACTTCAAGGCCCAGGGTACGGGTGATGGCAGCGATGATGCCACCGCCGCGGGAACGTTTAGCACCGCCGCGGGATCGGGTGCCTTCGCTGGCAGCGCTGGTGACAGTGCATTCGGCAGCGGTGCGTTCGCCACTGGTGGCAATGCTACCGCCGCTGGCTACGGCGCGACGGCGACCGGCCAGAACAGCGCGGCGTACGGTGCGGGCTCGCAGGCCAATGGCCCGGGCAGTGTGGCCGTGGGTGGCGTCGCCGTGGATGCGGATGGCAATCCGCTGATCACCAACGGTGGTGTTCCGGTCGACACCGGTGCGACCAGCGCGGATGTGGGGGGCACTGCCGTTGGTGCCAGCGCGCAGGCGGCTGGCTTCGCCGCATCGGCGGTCGGCGTGGGCGCCTATGCTGGCGGTGCGCAATCGGCTGCCGTGGGTGCGGTGGCAAACGCGATAGGTGATTACTCCACGGCGCTCGGTACGCAAAGCGTGGCGACGGGCGTCGCCAGCGTCGCACTGGGCGCGGGCTCGGTCGCCGATCGCGATAACACGGTTTCCGTCGGCGATGTCGGTGCCGAGCGGCAGATCACGAACGTTGCAGCGGGTACGGAAGATACCGATGCGGCGAACGTCGGCCAGGTGAACGATGCGGTCAATGGCGCCACTCGCTACTTCAAGGCGACCGGTGCCAACGACGGTAGCGATGATGCGACGGCGGTAGGTGACTATGCCGTAGCCTCGGGTTCCGGCGCGTTTGCCGGTGCGAATGGCGCAAGCGCCTACGGCAGTGGTTCGTTCGCATCGGGCGTCAACAGCACGGCGACCGGCTACGGCGCAACAGCAACCGGCCAGAACAGCGCGGCGTACGGCGCGGGCTCGCAGGCCAATGGCCCGGGCAGTGTGGCCGTGGGTGGCGTCGCCGTCGATGAAGACGGCAATCCGCTGATCACGAATGGTGGCGTCCCCGTCGATACCGGTGCGACCAGCGCCGATGTCGGTGGTACCGCGGTGGGTGCGAGTGCGCAGGCCGGTGGTTTCGCCGCTTCGGCGGTGGGTGTCGGTGCGTACGCAAGCGGCGCGCAGTCGTCGGCATTCGGCGCCGTGGCCAACGCGCTGGGTGACTACTCCACCGCCGTGGGTACGCAAAGCACGGCGGGTGGCACGAGCAGCGTTGCCGTGGGCGAAAGCGCAACGGCGACGGGCGACGAGAGCGTGGCTGTCGGCGGCAGCGCTTTTGGTTTCTTCACGGCACAGGCGACTGGGTACGCGACGACTGCGCTGGGTGCGGGCGCCTGGGCGACGGCGGACTACGCAACGGCGATTGGCTGGAATACGTACGCAGCGGCGGATAGTTCCACGGCGCTTGGCGAGTCGGCATCGGCACAGGATCTCGGCTCAAGCGCACTGGGCGCGGAAGCCATCGCCGTGGGCACGCAGTCCACAGCGGTGGGTGCTGTCTCGACGACGAATGGCGATTTCGCTTCGGCGATTGGCAGTGGTAGCTATGCGGGAGCAAACAACGCGACGGCGGTAGGTGGCCTGGCGAGCGCGACCGGCGAGGACAGTACAGCGGTAGGCGCGAACAGCGAAGCCTCCGGTGCCCGTTCGACGACGACCGGTGCATCAAGTGCCGCGTTCGGTGACGACAGCACGGCGAACGGCTACAGCGCGATCGCCGATGGCAGCGGTGCTACGGCCGTGGGTGCGAGCAGCGTGGCCGATAGCGATTACGCGACGGCGGTGGGCAACGGCGCCAGTGCGAATGGCGTGGGTGCATCGTCGCTGGGTGCGGGAGCCTTCGCCCAGGGCGATGGCGCCATCGCTGGCGGTTACGGTGCGACGTCGCAAGGCAAGAACACGGCGTCGTACGGCAGTGGTGCACAGGCCACGGCGAACAGCGCCACGGCGATCGGTGGCCAGGCGGTGGATGAGAATGGCGATCCGCTGATCACCTACAACGCGACGGGTGAAGCCGTGGGGCCGGCAACAGCATCGGGCCTGGCCGCGACGGCGGTGGGTGCGAGCGCGCAGGCCGAAGGACAGTTCGCCACGGCACTGGGCACAGCGGCGTTCGCGCAGGGAGAGCAGTCGCTGGCCGGCGGGTTCCTCTCCGAAGCCTCCGGCCAGGGTGCGACCGCGCTGGGTGGCCAGGCCTACGCGGCCGGCGCGCTCTCCACCTCGGTGGGCTACGGCACGGCCGCCTACAGCGACGGCGCGGTAGCGATCGGTGGTGGCGCGAGCGCGGCGGGTACCGGCAGCGTCGCGATCGGCCAGTACGCCGAGACCGGCTTCGCACTGTTCGGCCTCGAATCGGCCAACGCCGTGGCGCTGGGCACGAACAGCTGGGCGCTTGGCGATAGCAGTACCGCACTGGGCGCTGGGGCATGGGTCCTTGGCGATAACAGCGTGGCCCTGGGTGCCAATTCTTCCGCCGACCGTGACAACACGGTGTCGGTGGGTGACGTGGGTAGTGAGCGTCAGATCACCAATGTGGCCGCGGGCACCGAAGCGACGGATGCGGTGAACAAATCCCAGTTGGACGCGGTGTCGAATAACGTGACCGACGCGACGCGTTACTTCAAGGCCACGGGTGCGAACGATGGCAGCGATGACGCGACGGCGGTAGGTGACTATGCCGTAGCCTCGGGTTCCGGCGCGTTTGCCGGTGCGAATGGCGCAAGCGCCTACGGCAGTGGTTCGTTCGCATCGGGCGTCAACAGCACGGCGACCGGCTACGGCGCAACAGCAACCGGCCAGAACAGCGCGGCGTACGGCGCGGGCTCGCAGGCCAATGGCCCGGGCAGTGTGGCCGTGGGTGGTGTCGCCGTCGATGAAGACGGCAATCCGCTGATCACGAATGGTGGCGTCCCCGTCGATACCGGTGCGACCAGCGCCGATGTCGGTGGCACCGCGGTGGGTGCGAGTGCGCAGGCCGGTGGTTTCGCCGCGTCGGCCTTCGGCGTCGGTGCATTTGCCAATGGCACGCAATCGGTGGCGGTCGGTGCGGTAGCGAATGCGCTGGGCGAGATGTCGACGGCCGTGGGTACGCAGAGTGAAGCCAGCGGCGACAGCAGCACGGCGCTGGGCGAAAGCGCGACCGCGCAGGACCTGGGCTCGAGCGCCCTGGGTGCGCAGTCGCTGGCCAGCGGTACGCAGTCGACGGCCGTAGGTGCCGCGGCCGTCGCACAAGGTGATTTCGCCTCGGCGGTCGGTAGCGGCAGCTACGCAGGCAACACGAACGCGACCGCGGTTGGCGGGTTGGCGACGGCCACGGGCAGCGATAGCACGGCGGTGGGCCAGGCTAGCGAAGCCTCGGGTGCACGTTCGACCGCAACGGGTGGATCGAGCGCCGCGTTCGGCGACGACAGCACGGCGAATGGCTACAGCGCGATCGCCGATGGCAGCGGCGCGACGGCGGTAGGTGCGAGCAGCGTGGCCGATAGCGATTACGCGACGGCGGTGGGCAACGGCGCCAGTGCGAATGGCGTGGGTGCATCGTCGCTGGGTGCGGGAGCCTTCGCCCAGGGTGATGGCGCCATCGCTGGCGGTTACGGTGCGACGTCGCAAGGCAAGAACACGGCGTCGTACGGCAGTGGTGCACAGGCCACGGCGAACAGCGCCACGGCGATCGGTGGCCAGGCGGTGGATGAGAATGGCGATCCGCTGATCACCTACAACGCGACGGGTGAAGCCGTGGGGCCGGCAACAGCATCGGGCCTGGCCGCGACGGCGGTGGGTGCGAGCGCGCAGGCCGAAGGACAGTTCGCCACGGCACTGGGCACAGCGGCGTTCGCGCAGGGAGAGCAGTCGCTGGCCGGCGGGTTCCTCTCCGAAGCCTCCGGCCAGGGTGCGACCGCGCTGGGTGGCCAGGCCTACGCGGCCGGCGCGCTCTCCACCTCGGTGGGCTACGGCACGGCCGCCTACAGCGACGGCGCGGTAGCGATCGGTGGTGGCGCGAGCGCGGCGGGTACCGGCAGCGTCGCGATCGGCCAGTACGCCGAGACCGGCTTCGCGCTCTTCGGCCTCGAATCGGCCAATGCCGTGGCGCTGGGCACGAACAGCTGGGCGCTTGGCGATAGCAGCACCGCACTGGGTGCCGGGGCATGGGCCCTTGGCGATAACAGCGTGGCCCTGGGTGCCAATTCTTCCGCCGACCGTGACAACACGGTGTCGGTGGGTGACGTGGGTAGTGAGCGTCAGATCACCAATGTGGCCGCGGGCACCGAAGCGACGGATGCGGTGAACAAATCCCAGCTGGATGCCGTGGCCGGCAGCGTCAGTGACGCCAGCCATTTCTTCAAGGCAACCGGCACGGGCGACGGATCGGACGACGCCACGGCGGCTGGCCAGTTCGCTACCGCCGCAGGTTCGGGTGCGTTTGCTGGCGGCACCGGTGACAGTGCCATCGGCAGTGGCGCGTTCGCCAACGGGGGCAACGCCACCGCCATCGGCACTACGTCGACGGCGACGGGCGCGGCGAGTACCGCGCTGGGTGCGCAGTCCGAAGCCAGCGCCGCAAACAGCGTGGCGTTGGGCGCCGGGTCGGTGGCGCAGCGGGACAACACGGTATCCGTGGGTTCGGCGGGCGCCGAACGCCAGGTCACCAACGTCGCGGCTGCCACGCAGTCGACCGATGCGGTGAACAAGGGCCAGCTCGATACCCTGGCGGACAGCGTGAGCAGTGCGGCGCACTATGTGTCTGCCACGGGCGCCAACGATGGATCGGATGACGCCAGCGCGGCCGGAGCGTATGCAACGGCAGTGGGCGCCGGCAGCAGCGCAGCGGGTGACCTGTCGACGGCGATAGGCTCGTTCGCTACCGCCAGCAAGGAGTCCGGCACGGCGATCGGCGCCTCGGCAAACGCCGCCGGTGCGGGCGCCACAGCCATAGGCGACAGCGCGCGTGCGACCGCGGCCAACTCCGTGGCGCTCGGTAGCGGTTCGGTCGCGACCCGCGCCAACACCGTATCGGTCGGTTCGGCGAGCGGTAACCGGCAGATCACTAACGTGGCGGCAGGTACCCAGGGCACGGATGCGGTCAACCTCACCCAGCTGAATTCGGCCTTGAGCAGTGCGTTTGCCGGTACCAGCAACGCCGCAGGCAATGCGGTGGCGCTGGCCCTCGGTGGCGGCGCCACCATGGGCGCCAACGGGTTCATTGGTCCGGTGTACCGCGTCCAGGGGAGCTCGTACGGGACGGTGGGTGATGCGGTGGGTGCGTTGGACGGGGCACTCAGCTCGATCAATACGCGGGTCAGCAAGCTGGAATCGGGAACGGCAGGTTCGCCCGGAACGGGCCCGACCCGTCCGCGCGTGAACGCGGCGGTGGCCGCCGCCCCTGCACCGGCTGCCGCCACGCCCGCGGCGGTGGCACCGGTCGCCCAGGCGCAGGCCATCGTGGAAGGCACCGGTGATGGCACGGCGATCGGTACGGGCAGCTACGCCAAGGATCCGACCGACCTTGCCATCGGCAACAACGCAACCATCGGTGCGGCCGACAGCACGGCGGTGGGTACGGGCGCTACGGTGACGGCGGCGGCAACCAACAGTGTCGCGTTGGGTGCCAACTCGGTGGCCGATCAGCCGAACACGGTGTCCGTCGGTTCGGCCGGCGCCGAGCGGCGGGTGACGAACGTCGCGGCCGGTACCGCGCCGACCGACGCGGCCAACGTCAGCCAGGTGGACCAGGCCCTGACCACGGCCAAGTCGTATGCCGACCAGGGCGATGCCAGCACGCTGACCCAGGCCAAGGCGTACACCGACCAGAAGTTCGGCGACATCGTGAGTGGCGGTGCGTTCGATGAGTACAAGCGTGAGGTCGACCACCGTTTCAACAATCTCAACGATCGTCTGAACAAGGTCGGCGCCATGGGAGCGGCCATGTCGCAGATGGCCTTCAGCGCCCAGGGCGTCAGCGGGGATAACCGGCTGGGTGTCGGCGCGGGCGGCTACAAGGGCCAGGGCGCGCTGTCGGTGGGTTACTCACGGGCACTGTCGTCGCACGCGGCGCTGACCTTCGGCGCCGCCGTCAGCGGAGGTGAGACTTCCGGTGGTGTCGGTGTAGGCATCGGCTGGTAA
- the gspE gene encoding type II secretion system ATPase GspE, which yields MTEHRDMLTGEPGEAQVCAHLVAHGRLKDTDLARARRLHDETPEGTLTALMARLGLVSERDLADAWAALLGLPLLAAKDAPEMPPADVELSVRFLKQYHVVPVREGDDGLALLVSDPADPYPLQAVALATGREVQLRVGLRSEIDDLIERYYGQGRSAMGSIVESLDGSAAVEDDVEHLRDLASEAPVIRLVNLILQRAVEQRASDVHIEPFENRLKVRYRIDGVLHEVEAPPSSSTAAVISRVKIMARLNIAERRLPQDGRIQLRVQGKELDLRVSTVPTSFGESVVMRILDRESVVFDFESLGFTDSFRDSFVEVLDRPHGILLVTGPTGSGKTTTLYTALSQINTPDVKIITVEDPVEYQIEGINQIQVKPQIGLDFAGALRSIVRQDPDVIMIGEMRDLETCRIAIQSALTGHLVLSTLHTNSAAGGVTRLLDMGVEDYLLGSTVNGILAQRLVRRLDPETAVAYEALPEVIEQFQLHKYTDERPIRLWKPGSSAANPTGYRGRRAIMEFLVMSDPIRRLVMQRADAGEIERQARSEGMRTMYEDGLAKAVLGVTTIEEVLRVTQES from the coding sequence ATGACCGAGCATAGGGACATGCTTACCGGCGAACCGGGCGAAGCCCAGGTCTGCGCGCACCTGGTCGCGCATGGCCGCCTGAAAGACACTGACCTCGCCCGGGCACGGCGCCTGCACGACGAGACGCCCGAGGGCACCCTCACGGCGTTGATGGCCCGCCTCGGCCTGGTGTCGGAGCGTGACCTGGCGGATGCCTGGGCGGCCTTGCTGGGGCTGCCGCTGCTGGCCGCGAAGGACGCCCCCGAGATGCCGCCGGCCGATGTCGAACTTTCGGTCCGCTTCCTGAAGCAGTACCACGTCGTGCCCGTGCGCGAGGGCGACGATGGCCTGGCCTTGCTGGTGTCCGACCCCGCCGATCCTTACCCGCTCCAGGCTGTCGCGCTGGCTACCGGCCGGGAGGTGCAGTTGCGCGTGGGCCTGCGTTCGGAGATCGATGACCTGATCGAGCGCTATTACGGCCAGGGCCGTTCGGCGATGGGCAGCATCGTCGAGAGCCTCGATGGCAGCGCGGCGGTCGAAGACGACGTGGAACACCTGCGCGACCTGGCCTCGGAGGCCCCGGTCATCCGGCTGGTCAACCTGATCCTGCAGCGCGCCGTCGAGCAGCGTGCTTCCGACGTACACATCGAACCGTTTGAGAACCGCCTGAAGGTGCGCTATCGCATCGACGGTGTGCTGCACGAAGTCGAAGCGCCGCCCTCGAGTTCCACCGCCGCCGTGATCTCGCGCGTCAAGATCATGGCCCGGCTGAATATCGCCGAGCGCCGCCTGCCGCAGGATGGCCGCATCCAGCTGCGCGTGCAGGGCAAGGAGCTCGACCTGCGCGTTTCCACCGTGCCCACCAGCTTCGGCGAATCGGTGGTCATGCGTATCCTCGATCGCGAATCGGTCGTGTTCGATTTCGAATCGCTTGGCTTCACCGACAGTTTCCGCGACAGCTTCGTCGAGGTGCTCGATCGCCCGCACGGCATCCTGCTGGTCACGGGTCCCACCGGCTCAGGCAAGACCACCACGCTGTACACCGCGCTGTCGCAGATCAACACGCCCGACGTCAAGATCATCACCGTCGAAGACCCGGTGGAATACCAGATCGAGGGCATCAACCAGATCCAGGTGAAGCCGCAGATCGGCCTGGATTTTGCCGGTGCGCTTCGCTCGATCGTGCGCCAGGATCCCGACGTGATCATGATCGGCGAAATGCGTGACCTGGAAACCTGCCGAATCGCCATCCAGTCCGCACTGACCGGCCACCTTGTGCTGTCCACGCTGCATACCAACAGCGCGGCGGGCGGTGTGACCCGCCTGCTGGACATGGGTGTGGAAGATTACCTGCTGGGCTCCACGGTCAACGGCATCCTTGCGCAGCGCCTTGTACGCCGCCTGGATCCCGAGACGGCCGTTGCATACGAGGCATTGCCCGAGGTCATCGAGCAGTTCCAGCTACACAAGTACACCGACGAGCGCCCGATCCGGCTGTGGAAACCCGGTTCGAGCGCGGCCAATCCCACCGGCTACCGCGGCCGTCGCGCCATCATGGAGTTCCTGGTGATGAGCGATCCCATCCGCCGGCTTGTCATGCAGCGCGCGGATGCGGGCGAGATCGAGCGGCAGGCGCGCTCCGAAGGCATGCGTACGATGTATGAGGATGGCCTGGCCAAGGCCGTATTGGGCGTCACCACCATTGAGGAAGTCCTGCGCGTCACGCAGGAGAGCTGA
- a CDS encoding GspH/FimT family pseudopilin — MRVRGFTLFEMLAVILLIGLAAAAVSIPVTQGLASARVNAASGELAAALRYTRTQAIVKGESQALEVDVRAATYRPPGKGDVHLPRDMRVAITSAREDQANATTGRIRFFPDGSSTGGRITLTRGQREWHVNVGWLTGAVSVVAPR, encoded by the coding sequence ATGCGCGTGCGCGGTTTCACGCTGTTCGAGATGCTGGCCGTGATCCTGCTGATCGGCCTCGCCGCAGCCGCCGTTTCCATACCGGTCACGCAGGGCCTGGCCAGTGCGCGCGTCAATGCGGCGAGCGGCGAACTCGCCGCGGCGCTGCGTTATACGCGCACCCAGGCCATCGTAAAGGGCGAAAGCCAGGCGCTTGAGGTCGATGTGCGTGCCGCCACGTACCGGCCACCCGGCAAGGGCGATGTGCACCTGCCTCGTGACATGCGCGTCGCCATTACCAGCGCGCGCGAAGACCAGGCCAACGCCACCACGGGTCGTATTCGTTTCTTCCCCGATGGCAGCTCCACCGGCGGGCGCATCACGTTGACGCGCGGCCAACGCGAATGGCATGTCAACGTGGGCTGGCTCACCGGCGCGGTCAGTGTGGTGGCGCCACGATGA
- the gspF gene encoding type II secretion system inner membrane protein GspF, producing the protein MSQFRYRAISAAGEMLAGRMEATSIEDVVARLQEQGHVPLEAAPAEGDAGGGSLAALFRKGPFTGDQLAQFTHQLATLLGAGQPLDRALGILLDLPEGERAKNMVERIRDRVRGGTTLSTALDEENGVFPRLYISLVRAGEAGGSLDETLRRLADYLERAQALRGSIINALIYPAFLMVGVLGSLVLLLAYVVPQFVPIFADMQVPIPLITQIVLAIGTVIGDWWWAIALLIVVLVVFLQMRLRDPDAKLRFHARLLGMRVAGPLLLKVETARIARTLGTLLKNGVPLLGALSIARQVTGNRALDMALEQAADRVKGGTGLGSALSQTERFPRLALQMIQVGEEAGALDTMLLKVADTFDVEAKRAIDRLLAALVPTLTIVMTVLVAFIMAAILLPLLSLTSNIN; encoded by the coding sequence ATGAGCCAGTTCCGCTACCGCGCGATCAGCGCCGCCGGCGAGATGCTGGCGGGACGCATGGAAGCCACGTCAATCGAGGACGTCGTGGCACGGCTGCAGGAGCAGGGCCATGTGCCACTCGAAGCGGCACCGGCCGAAGGCGACGCCGGCGGCGGCAGCCTCGCCGCGCTGTTTCGCAAAGGGCCCTTCACAGGTGACCAGCTGGCCCAGTTCACGCACCAGCTCGCCACGCTGCTGGGTGCCGGCCAGCCACTGGATCGCGCCCTTGGCATCCTCCTCGACCTGCCCGAAGGCGAGCGTGCGAAGAACATGGTGGAGCGGATCCGCGACCGCGTACGCGGCGGCACCACGCTCTCTACCGCGCTGGATGAAGAAAACGGCGTGTTCCCGCGCCTGTACATCAGCCTGGTTCGTGCGGGCGAGGCGGGCGGTTCGCTCGACGAAACCCTGCGCCGGCTTGCCGATTACCTCGAGCGCGCCCAGGCGCTGCGCGGCAGCATCATCAATGCATTGATCTATCCGGCCTTCCTCATGGTCGGCGTACTTGGTTCGCTGGTGTTGCTGCTGGCTTACGTGGTGCCCCAGTTCGTTCCGATTTTTGCCGATATGCAGGTGCCGATTCCGCTCATCACCCAGATCGTGCTGGCGATCGGTACGGTGATTGGCGACTGGTGGTGGGCCATCGCGCTCCTGATCGTCGTGCTGGTGGTGTTCCTGCAGATGCGCCTGCGTGACCCGGATGCGAAGCTGCGCTTCCACGCGCGCCTGCTCGGCATGCGTGTCGCTGGCCCGCTGCTGCTAAAGGTGGAGACAGCACGAATCGCACGCACGCTGGGCACGCTGTTGAAAAACGGGGTGCCCTTGCTCGGCGCACTTTCCATTGCGCGCCAGGTGACCGGTAACCGGGCACTCGACATGGCCCTCGAACAGGCCGCCGATCGCGTGAAGGGGGGAACGGGGCTGGGCAGCGCGTTGTCACAGACAGAGCGTTTCCCCCGTCTTGCCCTGCAGATGATCCAGGTGGGTGAGGAGGCCGGCGCGCTGGACACCATGTTGCTGAAAGTAGCGGATACGTTCGATGTTGAGGCGAAGCGCGCGATCGACCGGCTGTTGGCCGCCCTCGTTCCTACGCTCACCATCGTCATGACCGTCCTCGTGGCTTTCATCATGGCGGCGATCCTGCTGCCGCTGCTCAGCCTCACCAGCAATATCAATTGA